One region of Ornithinibacter aureus genomic DNA includes:
- a CDS encoding DUF3105 domain-containing protein, whose product MTIWTAAITAVVVVAGVVAATVIVDLRNTPTLDAVATYTPESGHTEDPVTYEQTPPAGGEHAPAWLNCGTYEAPVTNENAVHSMEHGAVWVTYRPDLPAAQVETLRQSVPDTYMVLSPFDGLPAPVVASAWGKQLTLEGADDPRLTEFIREFRQSPQAPEPGAACTGGIDGGQGS is encoded by the coding sequence TTGACCATCTGGACTGCCGCGATCACGGCTGTCGTCGTGGTCGCTGGTGTGGTGGCCGCGACGGTGATCGTGGATCTCCGAAACACCCCCACGCTGGACGCGGTGGCGACGTATACGCCCGAGTCGGGGCACACGGAGGACCCTGTCACCTACGAACAGACACCCCCAGCGGGTGGTGAGCACGCCCCGGCCTGGCTGAACTGTGGCACGTACGAGGCCCCGGTCACCAACGAAAACGCGGTGCACTCGATGGAGCACGGCGCGGTCTGGGTCACATACCGTCCCGACCTGCCCGCCGCCCAGGTCGAGACGTTGCGTCAGTCGGTGCCCGACACGTACATGGTGCTATCCCCCTTCGATGGCCTTCCCGCGCCGGTCGTCGCCTCCGCGTGGGGCAAGCAGCTGACCCTGGAGGGGGCGGATGACCCCCGCCTGACGGAGTTCATCCGCGAGTTCCGGCAGAGCCCGCAGGCGCCCGAACCGGGGGCTGCCTGCACTGGGGGCATCGACGGTGGGCAGGGCTCATGA
- a CDS encoding TlpA family protein disulfide reductase gives MKTRPSASGPPPSRRTCLRSGVAALAAAAVALGASACSSEANSVAAQAKAGDQKGFVSGDGTVETIAATERGEPVELEGDLLGGGRWASESARGQVVVLNVWGSWCAPCVAEAPHLQEVWAGLEKEGAPVLFMGIDFREDPARGLAFVTKMGVTYPSLSDESGTLILDLQGKAPTVPTTLVLDREGRIASRVNGPVDPTTLRGLVDDAVAE, from the coding sequence ATGAAGACCCGCCCGTCCGCCAGTGGCCCTCCGCCCTCGCGTCGCACCTGCCTGCGGTCTGGTGTCGCCGCACTCGCGGCCGCAGCTGTCGCGCTGGGAGCATCGGCGTGCTCCAGCGAGGCGAACTCGGTTGCCGCGCAGGCCAAGGCTGGCGACCAGAAGGGCTTTGTGTCGGGCGACGGCACGGTCGAGACGATCGCAGCGACCGAACGAGGGGAGCCCGTGGAGCTGGAGGGGGATCTCCTGGGTGGCGGGAGGTGGGCCAGCGAGTCTGCTCGGGGGCAGGTGGTGGTCCTCAACGTCTGGGGGTCGTGGTGCGCGCCATGCGTCGCGGAGGCCCCGCACCTCCAAGAGGTCTGGGCGGGCCTGGAGAAAGAGGGCGCCCCCGTGCTGTTCATGGGCATCGACTTCCGCGAGGACCCTGCACGCGGGCTCGCTTTCGTCACCAAGATGGGCGTGACCTATCCCAGCCTCAGTGACGAGTCCGGGACGCTCATCCTGGATCTTCAGGGCAAGGCACCCACCGTCCCGACCACGCTCGTCCTGGACCGCGAGGGCCGGATCGCGTCGCGGGTCAACGGCCCCGTGGACCCCACGACACTGCGCGGGCTCGTCGACGACGCGGTCGCAGAGTGA